The genome window AATCCTGCAAACGTCACCGAACTGATCTGACCGAACTTAGAGCTGTCGCAAAGCACAAAGCATTCCTTGCACTGTTCCATCGCAGTTCTCTTCACCATCGCCTCATTTGCATCGGGGGTGGTACACCCGCTTTTCTTTGTCACACCATTCGTCCCAAAGAACCCTTTGGTAAAATGATACTCCCGAAGTGTCCGCATAGCCTGATTCCCGACCACTGCCTCCGTCGAACCCTTCAGTTCTCCGCCTACCAGCAGCACCTTCATTCCCCGGGTAACCAACCTCTGGGCATGAGAGACTGCATTTGTCACAAAAGTGGCACTTTTTTCCTCTATATAATCCAACATATGCGCCGTGGTCGTCCCTGCATCCAGGTAGACAAAATCCTCCGGCTCAATAAGAGCTGCGGCATAACGGGCAATCCTGCGCTTCTCCTCCCGGTTCAGATCGCTCTTCTGAGCGACTGTATACTCGTGCGCCGTCACCCGGCTCTCCTTCGCAACCGCCCCGCCGAAGACCTTCACCAGCTTCCCTTCCTTATCCAAAGCCGTAATGTCCCGGCGTACCGTGGATTCGGAGGTGTTAAGGATCTCCTTCACCTCCGTCACGGTAATACTTCCCCTTTCACTAAGAAGTTTTAAAATCATCTCATGTCGCTGCTCTGTTAACATTTATTTTCCCGCCTTATACTCTTCCACGTTGGTTTCCAGCACGATCTTGCGGATTGGAAGAACACTGCCCGGTGAAACAGAAAGTTCATCGACTCCCATGGCAAGAAACTCCCTGGTAAGGCTCATATCTGCTCCAAGTTCACCGCAGATTCCCGCCCAGATTCCTGCCTTGTGCGCATTCTCCACCACCATGGAAATCATACGGAGAATCGCCGGGTGATGCGGATCGTAGAACTCATCCAGTTTCGTATTCTGACGATCGATCGCCAGTGTATACTGGGTCAGATCATTCGTCCCGATACTGAAGAAATCCACTTCCTTCGCAAGCTCGTCACTCATTAAGGCAGCCGCCGGAGTCTCGATCATGATTCCCTGTTCCGGCTCTCCAAAAGCGATTCCCTGTTCCGTAAGTTCTTCCTTCACAGAAGATACCACTTCCTGAATTCTCTTAATCTCCTTCATGCTGGTAATCATCGGATACATAATTGCTATTTTTCCAAAGACACTGGCTCTGAATAAGGCGCGAAGCTGTGTTCTGAACACCTCCGGGCGCGTCAGGCAGATTCGGATCGCGCGATATCCCAGAGCCGGATTCTCCTCATGCTCCAATTCAAAATAGTCGCACTGCTTATCAGCTCCAATATCCAATGTACGAATGATGACTCTCTTTCCCGCCATCGTCTCCGCTACCTGCTTATAAATCTGAAACTGTTCTTCCTCAGTCGGATAGTGATCCTTTTCCAGATAAATGAATTCACTTCGGAAAAGTCCGATTCCTCCCGCGTCATTTTTAAGAACCGTCGCCAGGTCTTTGATGTTTCCAATGTTAGCATACAACATCACTTTTTGACCGTCAAGCGTAACATTTTCCTTCCCCTTCAAGGTCTGGAGTAATTCCTTTTTCTCCTGTTCCTCCATCTGCCGCTTCTTCATATCCGCAAGCGTCTCCTCGTCCGGGTCTACATAGAAAACTCCCTTTCCTCCGTCGACAATTCCCAACTTCCCGTCGATATCCTCATCCAGCGAAAGCGAAGTCCCTATGAGTGCCGGAATCGCCATGGTCCTGGCCAGAATGGCGGTGTGTGAATTTAAGGAACCGTGAACAGTCACAAAAGACAACACCATATCCTTGTCAAGCTGTACCGTCTCCGACGGCGCCAGATCGTCCGCTACAATAATCGCCGGTTCACTGGTATCAGCCGCTGCCCCTGCCTTGCCGTCAAGGACATTCAGAAGTCTTTCAGAGATATCTTTCACATCGGCTGCCCGTTCCCTCATATAATCATCGTCCATCGCGGCAAACATCTGTGCAAAGTTATCACCGGTCGTGGCAACTGCGTACTCTACATTGACCTCCTGGCTGCGAACAATATTTTCAATCGAATCATTGTAATCATCGTCGTCCAGCATCATCTGATGTACTTCAAAAATTGCCGCATTGGCTTCGCCTACTTCCTTAAGCGCTTTATCGTATAACCCCTGAAGCTGCTCCATCGCCACCATCTTCGCTGCCTGATAACGCTTCATCTCTGCGTCTGCGTCCATGATTTTCACACGTTTTACCTGCTGTTCCCCTTTTTTGTAAACACTGATCCTGCCAATGGCAATCCCGCCAAAAACACTCTTTCCATAATATGTGTTCATCTTACATTCTCCTATTGTCATGCCTGCTGATTCCTACACGCTTTGGCCCTATGCGGCTTACAAATTCTCCTGCATAAATTTGCTGATTGCCTCGTAAGCTGCATCCTCGTCTGCGCCGTCAAAAGTCAGAGTTACTTCGTCGCCCTTTTTTGCAGCCAGTCCCATCACGCCGAAAATCGCCTTGCAATTCATTGCCTTTCCACCCTTTGCGATCTTAATATCGCAGGCAAATTCCTTAACTGCCTTTACTAACATTCCTGCCGGACGTGCATGGATTCCTTCCGGGTCTGTGATCACATACTTAAATTCTTTCATGATAATTTCCTCCATTTTCTTATTATTTTTTAATCTTTTATAAACTTTTGTTCACATTTTACCATACTTAAAACATTCAAGCACCGTTTTTAATAAGTCATTTTGTCATTTTGACAGAATTGTATAACTACTCCACTTTTTTCTTTAACACTCCCAGAAGTACCGCAGAAACCACGGTGCCGATAACCAGCGCAAGAAGATACATCAGTGCATTTCCCATGACCGGTACTACGAAGATTCCGCCGTGAGGTGCCATCAGTGTACAGCCAAATGCCATGGATAATGCGCCTGCCACGCCTGATCCGATGATGCAGGCCGGGAGTACATGAAGCGGATCTGCCGCTGCAAACGGGATGGCTCCTTCTGTAATAAATGCGAGTCCCATAATAAAGTTAGTCGGTCCGGATTCTCTTTCTTCTTTTGTAAATTTATTCTTGAACAGCAGAGTTGCCAGTGCGATCGCACACGGAGGCGTCATACCGCCAATCATAACTGCTGCCATAATATCGTAATTGCCTGCCGCGATTGCCGCGGTACCAAACACGTAAGCTGCCTTGTTGAACGGGCCGCCCATATCAATGGCCATCATACCGCCAAGAATCAGACCGAGAATGATCTTGCTGGAACCGCCCATGCTGGTAAGACCGTTGTTCATTGCCGTATTAATTCCGCCCATGATCGGTTCTACCACAAACGTCATCAAAAGTCCAATCACCAGAATTCCCACTACCGGGTAAATGAGTACCGGTGCGATCTTCTCAATCGCCTGGGGCAGCTTATCGCACACTTTCCGGAGTCCTATGATAATGTAGCCAGCCGCAAAACCTGCTACCAACGCTCCGAGAAATCCGGAACTTCCACTTGCTGCCATCATACCGCCTACAAATCCAACTGCCAGCGCCGGCCTGTCTCCGATTGCCATCGCGATGAATCCTGCCAGTACCGGGAGCATAAACCCAAATGCCACGCCGCCGATGTTTTTGAACAAGGCTGCAACCGGTGTGATCGTACCAAAGTTTGCTCTCTCTGCTGCGGAAAGTGCATTCATATCCACCAAAAGTCCATCAATCAGGAATGCGATCGCGATCAGAATACCACCGCCTACCACGAACGGAAGCATATGAGAGACGCCATTCATGAGCTGTGTGTAAAGCTGATGTCCCACACCGCCACTGGATTTGCCCTGTGCTGCCGGTTTTGCAGATGCATTTGCACTATGGTATACCGGTACATCTCCGGAAATAGCCAACGCGATCAGCTCATCTGCCTTGTTAATTCCATCGGACACCTGACGCTCGATCACCTTTTTCCCGTCAAAACGTTCCATCGGTACCTGCGCATCTGCCGCTACGATAATGCAGTCAGCCTCTGCAATCTCTTTATCGGTAAGAACATTCTTCGCGCCGCCGGAACCTCTGGTCTCTACCTTTACGAAACAATTCTTCGCCTTTGCGGCCTTCTCAATTCCTTCTGCGGCCATATAGGTATGTGCAATTCCTGTCGGGCAGGAGGTCACTGCAAGGATCTTCACCTGATCTGCCTGCGCTTCTCCCATATCAGCCAGACGCTCATCTACACTTTTCTTCTCCTCATCGGCTTTATCGATGATCTCCAAAAACTCTTCCGGAGAAGATGCTCCGCGAAGACTTGCCGTAAATTCTTCGTCCATCAACATCATGGACAATTTACTGAGTACGTCCAGATGCACGTTGTCTTTGGTATTCGGCGCTGCGATCAAAAACATGAGCGTCACCGGCTCGCCGTCCAGAGACTCGAATTCCACACCATCTTTTACCACCATCGCTGCAAGACCCGGCCTTGTGACCGCATCACATTTTCCATGAGGAATCGCAATCCCTTCTCCAATGCCCGTGGTACTTTCTTCTTCTCTCGCATACACCTGCTTACGATAACCTTCAACATCATTGATCTTCCCGCTTTTTGCCATCAACTCGATGATCGCATCAAGCGCCTCTTTCTTACTCTTTGGTGCTCCGGTAAGAGAAATGCTTCTTACG of Roseburia hominis contains these proteins:
- the ptsP gene encoding phosphoenolpyruvate--protein phosphotransferase; this translates as MNTYYGKSVFGGIAIGRISVYKKGEQQVKRVKIMDADAEMKRYQAAKMVAMEQLQGLYDKALKEVGEANAAIFEVHQMMLDDDDYNDSIENIVRSQEVNVEYAVATTGDNFAQMFAAMDDDYMRERAADVKDISERLLNVLDGKAGAAADTSEPAIIVADDLAPSETVQLDKDMVLSFVTVHGSLNSHTAILARTMAIPALIGTSLSLDEDIDGKLGIVDGGKGVFYVDPDEETLADMKKRQMEEQEKKELLQTLKGKENVTLDGQKVMLYANIGNIKDLATVLKNDAGGIGLFRSEFIYLEKDHYPTEEEQFQIYKQVAETMAGKRVIIRTLDIGADKQCDYFELEHEENPALGYRAIRICLTRPEVFRTQLRALFRASVFGKIAIMYPMITSMKEIKRIQEVVSSVKEELTEQGIAFGEPEQGIMIETPAAALMSDELAKEVDFFSIGTNDLTQYTLAIDRQNTKLDEFYDPHHPAILRMISMVVENAHKAGIWAGICGELGADMSLTREFLAMGVDELSVSPGSVLPIRKIVLETNVEEYKAGK
- a CDS encoding DeoR/GlpR family DNA-binding transcription regulator, which gives rise to MLTEQRHEMILKLLSERGSITVTEVKEILNTSESTVRRDITALDKEGKLVKVFGGAVAKESRVTAHEYTVAQKSDLNREEKRRIARYAAALIEPEDFVYLDAGTTTAHMLDYIEEKSATFVTNAVSHAQRLVTRGMKVLLVGGELKGSTEAVVGNQAMRTLREYHFTKGFFGTNGVTKKSGCTTPDANEAMVKRTAMEQCKECFVLCDSSKFGQISSVTFAGFQGTRIITEKMVVGYEECENVVVVE
- a CDS encoding fructose-specific PTS transporter subunit EIIC, which encodes MRITDLLDVRSISLTGAPKSKKEALDAIIELMAKSGKINDVEGYRKQVYAREEESTTGIGEGIAIPHGKCDAVTRPGLAAMVVKDGVEFESLDGEPVTLMFLIAAPNTKDNVHLDVLSKLSMMLMDEEFTASLRGASSPEEFLEIIDKADEEKKSVDERLADMGEAQADQVKILAVTSCPTGIAHTYMAAEGIEKAAKAKNCFVKVETRGSGGAKNVLTDKEIAEADCIIVAADAQVPMERFDGKKVIERQVSDGINKADELIALAISGDVPVYHSANASAKPAAQGKSSGGVGHQLYTQLMNGVSHMLPFVVGGGILIAIAFLIDGLLVDMNALSAAERANFGTITPVAALFKNIGGVAFGFMLPVLAGFIAMAIGDRPALAVGFVGGMMAASGSSGFLGALVAGFAAGYIIIGLRKVCDKLPQAIEKIAPVLIYPVVGILVIGLLMTFVVEPIMGGINTAMNNGLTSMGGSSKIILGLILGGMMAIDMGGPFNKAAYVFGTAAIAAGNYDIMAAVMIGGMTPPCAIALATLLFKNKFTKEERESGPTNFIMGLAFITEGAIPFAAADPLHVLPACIIGSGVAGALSMAFGCTLMAPHGGIFVVPVMGNALMYLLALVIGTVVSAVLLGVLKKKVE
- a CDS encoding HPr family phosphocarrier protein yields the protein MKEFKYVITDPEGIHARPAGMLVKAVKEFACDIKIAKGGKAMNCKAIFGVMGLAAKKGDEVTLTFDGADEDAAYEAISKFMQENL